The DNA sequence GTGCGGTCCGGCGAGGCGGAGCTGAGCCGCATCACCGGCGCCAGGGCCCCCTCCGGCGAACCTCTCGACGGCGGGCCGGCCGCATCACGCCCCAAGAACCACAACACCCCGTTCCCCGGCCTGGGCAGCACCAAGGACACGAAGCACGGCTCCGGCGGCAAGCCGTCCCGCAAGACCACCGAGGCCCGCAAGCTCGCGGAGGCCCGCAAGGCCGCCCGAGTCCGGCGCGGCGGCTGAGCTCCGGCTAGCGGATATCACCGCCTTCTGCGCAGGTCCGGCGGGGCTGCTCCTCGGTGGACCGGAACTGGTCCGCATCTTCGTCCATTCGTCCTGCTGCTCTTGATCGCAGCGGTTCCTTCGAGGGTGCGCCGACGGAGGTCTTCGTCGGCTTGACCGGCGGCCCGTATCGGCTCGCTGGGCCTACGACTTGGCCGACACGGCCTACGCCGCAGCAGCAGACGCCCGTTATTCCGCCGCGCAGGCTGGCCAGGACGCCGCCGCGGCCAAGGACGCCGTCAGCCAGATCAAGGTCCGTGTCCGTGACCTGAAGGCCGCAGAGAAGGCCATGCGGGAGGCCCAGGACCAGATCGCCGGCGCGTCGTCAGAACTGGCCAACAAACTCCTCCAATATAAAAATGTCGAGGAACAGGCCGGCGGCCAGGAGAAGAAAAAGTGCCCCAAGTGGGACCCCGGATGCTGGACGGGTATTGCCGGCGTCATCGCCAAGGTCACACCGTTGAGTGGCATATCTGGGTGCTTCCATGACCCGGGAATAAACCTCGACTGCGCTGAACTCACCCCGGGCCCGGGTGGAAAGGGAGCCAAGTGGGGACTCAAGGGCGGGAAGTGGATCTACGGCAAGTGGGGCAAGAAGGAAGTTGAAAAGGAAGTCGAGAAGGCTGCGGGCAAGGGACGCCGCCTGTCCGACTGCAAGTGCTTCCTGGTCGGCACCAAAGTCCTCATGGGCGACCGCTCCTCTCGCAATATTGAGGCGCTCAAGGTGGGTGACCAGGTTCTCGCAACCCATCCACTCACCGGACGGACCGTACCCCGTCAGGTCACCCGCACGATCGTCACTGACAGCGACAAGCGCTTCAACGAACTGACGATCACAACCCCCAACGGTCCGGCAAGACTCACCGCCACTCACGAGCACCCCTTCTGGGCACCCGACAAGCACCGCTGGCTCCCCGCCCGCGAACTCAGCCCCGGCACCACCCTTCGAACCAGCGACGGCACCACCGCCCGAGTCAAGGCCAACCGCGCCTACGACGACCACGCGCGCACTTACAACCTCACCGTCGACAACCTCCACACGTATTATGTGCTGGCGGGAAAGACTCCTGTACTCGTCCACAATTCCAACTGCCCTGTTCCAATTTCCAAGGGGCGATGGGATCACATATGGGACCGGCATGTTGTTAGAGGCGGCGAGTTCCCCAATAAGAGTAAGTTCTTGACGACGAGCAAAGCGAAGATCCGGAAGATGGTCAACCGTGCGCTCGAGGTCAGACCGGCGACGGAGCGTACTGCTACAAGTTCCCGAATCCGATCGGCCGGAACGGGGCTGGAGATGATCAGTACTACATTCGGGTTGTGGTTCGTGATCGCAAACTAATCACAGTCTTCCCGTCCGAGGGGCCCGGGTGATGAGTGCTTTTGATGCCGGGCTTCCACTCAAGGAGGTGTTGTGGGCGTAGACGTGGCTCTCGTGCGTGTAGAGCAGCGGGGGAGCAGTCCGAGGCGGCGGCGTTCTAGTCAAGTTGATGCCGTACTCGATCTTCATGACGGATTCGCTCGCCTTTGTGGATCCAGTGTGCTCCCCATGCTGAGTCGAGTGGATCCCTACGGGACTCTGGTGTTGGGGTCGAGCGAGATGGATCAGTTCATCTCGGAAATCGAGGACGAACTCATGCGTGTCGAAGACCCTGCAATGAGGGAGTTCCTTGAAGGCGCGCTCAGGCTGGCTCATGAATGCCGCGGGAAAGGAGAAATGCAATTGCGTCTAGACGGAGATTGAAATCTCATGTGAAACCCCTTTGGGATTTGCGGGGCCCGGCCGAACGGTGCCGCCTGGGCGGTGGGGGCATCGGGTGACGCCTCGTGCGGCGGGAGCGGGACGCGGGAAGACCGGCGACGCCGGCACGGCCGGCCCGGGCGGCTGCCGGTGCACGGGGGCGCGTGGTGGGGTGTGATGGCGCGCTGCCAACGGCCCTGAGGGCGAAGGCCCGTTGCTCGCCTTGGAGCAGGCCGCCGCAGATCAGCGCGCCCGCATCGCTCTGTACGATCGGAGTGGCGACGGAGATCGCAGCCGCTTGCCCGGTGGGTCGACCGGCGGCCGGGGGCGTTGCGCCCCCCGCTGCCCACCGGGTGCCGGTGCTGCAGAGGGCGCCGTCTCACCCCGCGCAGGCGTGGTTGTGAGCGCGTCGCGCAGGGCGGCGCGGGGGAGGTGATGCCGAGCCTGGGGAAGACGCGGTAGAGGCGCGAACTGACGGCCCGTGGGGACAACCGGGTGCGCTCGCCGATCTCCTTGTTCGTCAGCCCGGTCGCGGCGAGCTCGGCGATCCGGCGTTCCTGCCAGGTCAGCGCCGCGACGTCGCGGGCCGACGGGGCCAGGGGGTGGCCGACGAACCGCAGTTCGGTGCGGGCACGGTCCGCCCACGCCGCGCAGCCGAGGCGGTCGAAGGCCTCGGCGGCCGGCACCAGCGCCTGCCGGGCGGCGCGCGGTTCCTTCAGTCGTTGCAGGGCGGAGCCGTAGGCGAGGCGGATGCGGGCCAGCTCGAAGGGAAAGTCGCCGGCCGCCGGGTGTGCTTCGACGCGCGCGTACATCGTCGTCGCCTCCGCCAGGTCGTCGGCGGCGGTCATCGCGAGGGCGCCGTAGGCGGAGAGGGCCAGCCGTGGGGACGCCTCCGGCAGGCCGGCCTCGCGGGCCGCCAGGGTGTGCTGCCGCGCCTGCTCACGGCGGCCGCTGTGCAGCGAGGCCTCCACCAGTTCGAGCAGGGCGCGCGGGGCGATCTGGTGGGCGTGGCGGTCGAAGCTGCCCGGCGGCGTCATCCCGATGGCGCACAGGCAGGCCGCCTCGAAGTCTCCTTCGGTGAGCGGCACTCCGGTGGCGATCGCCTCCGTGATCTGGGTGAGCAGACCGACCCCGCGCGGGCGGGCCCAGGCGTCCACGGCGGACTGTGGCTGCCGCGCGGCGCCGAGCCGCCGCTGTCTGGCCGCCAACTGCCCCAGCACGGCCCGGGTGTGGTACGCGAGGAGGACGTGGCCGTGCGCGGTGGACAGCTCCAGCGCCTGGTGCCCGGTCCGCTCCGCCTCCTTCCAGTCGCCGGAGTACATCTGGTCCAGCATCAGCATCCGCAGCATGATCATCACGCTCGACACGGCGCCGGCCTCCCGCTCCCGTTCGGTGGCGCGCCCATGGCGTGCCTCCCGGGACACCGATCGTCCCCCACAGGCAAACACGGCAGAACCGGCCCCGCATCCCCTGACCGGCAGGGCGGCCTCCCCGACGATCAGTGTCGGACAACCCGCCCTTCCGCCCGTGGAACCGCTCCCGGATTACCGCCCCGCCCAGGCAGAACCGCCCGTCGGTCGGCGCTCGGGACGCAACGTCACCGGGACCCCAACCTCCGGTCGGGGCAGGGCCTTGGCCTGTTGACGCCTCAGGAGGCGGGTTCCGTCGCGGCCGTGGGCCGTGCGGCCCGGGTCAGGTTCAGGGCCAGGAGGGCCAGGACGGCGCAGATCGTCATGCCGAGAAAGACGGGGACAGCCGTGTCCCGGCCGCCGAGGCCGACCAGTGGGGCGGCGACGGCGCTCAGGACGCTCTGGACAGTGCCCAGGAGGGCGGATCCGGTGCCGGCGGCGCGGGAGGCGTGTTCCAGAGCGAGGGAGGTGGTCGTGATGCCGACCAGGCATATGCCGACCAGGGCGGCGTAGAGCAGGGCCAGGGTCAGCCACAGGTTCAGCCCGTCGGCGACGGCGGCGGCGAGGGCTGCGGCCGTGGCCGCGAGCATGACGAAGAGCCCGGTGCGCAGCAGGGCGGCCGGGGTGAAGCGTCCGACGAGCTTGGTGATGACGGTGCTGGCGAGGACGCTGACGATGCCGACGGAGGCGAGGGCGGCGGAGTTCTGGCCGACGGTGAGGCCGAGGACGTTCTGGAAGAGGAAGGACGATCCGCCCAGGTAGCAGAAGAGGACGGCCATGGACATGCCGAAGCAGAGCGTGTAGCCGAGGTAGCCACGGTCGGCCAGGACCTCCCGCACCGCGCGCAGGGTGCCGGCCGTGCCGCCGGTGTGGCGCTGCTCGCGGGGCAGGCTCTCCGGGAGGGCGAAGACGGCGGCGAGCAGGGCGAGCAGCGAGACGCCGGTCAGGACCCAGAACACGGTGCGCCAGTCGGCGGCCTCGATCACCACGCCGCCCGCGACGGGGGCGACGACCGGGGCGACGCTGCCGATGGTCATCAGGACCCCGAAGAGCCGGGCCGCGGTGTCGCCCTTGGCCCTGTCGGAGATGACGGCCCGGCCGATGACCACGCCGGCCGCGCCGCTGAAGCCCTGGACGAAGCGGAGCACGATCAGCCAGCCCGCCGACGGGGCGAGGGCGCACAGGGCACTGGCCGCGATGCACGCCGTACCGCCGACCAGGATCGGCCGTCGGCGGCCGAACCGGTCGGACAGCGGCCCCAGGACCAGCTGGCCCAGGCCCATGCCGGTCAGGAACGCGGTCAGGGTGAGCTGGACGCCCGAGGCATTGGTGTGCAGGTCACCGGCCATCTCGGGAAAGGCGGGCAAGTACATGTCGGTGGCCAGGGGCATCACGAACGCCAGCAGCACCAGGGCCGCCATCATCACAACAGGCATGCATTGTCTCCGAAAGGAACGGGTCGAGGAAGGACAGGGCCCTCCTCCGGAGCGGAGGGAGGTCCCGCCGGGCGGGCGACGGGGCCCGCACGACGCCCACCGCGGCGCGCGGAGCCTGAGGGCATTCGAGGCGCCCGCCACCCGCATCGACCGTAGGAACTGCGCCCCCGTCGACGCATCGGCCCGCGGACCGGAATGTAGCCCTCCGAAAGTGCTGCTCCGCAGGCCCCGGCCCAGGACGGACCGTCGGCGGACGTACGTCGCCCGCCCTACCCGCCGATCGGCCGACGCGCGGGCGGGCCGTACGGCCGGACCCTGGAAGGGATCGGGGCGGCAGCAGCAAGCCGCCGATCGATGCGAAGGGAGTACGGGTCGTCATGTCTGCGACCACCGGGGACGAGGCCGCCACTCGGCGGTTGTCCGAGATCGCCGCCTTCTACCTGCGAGGACTGCCCAAGGACGCCCGCGAGAATGCTGTGCGGGAGAGGGCCGCGGAGGAGCTGGAACGGGCCGTTACGGACATCAGGAAGG is a window from the Streptomyces mobaraensis genome containing:
- a CDS encoding polymorphic toxin-type HINT domain-containing protein — encoded protein: MADTAYAAAADARYSAAQAGQDAAAAKDAVSQIKVRVRDLKAAEKAMREAQDQIAGASSELANKLLQYKNVEEQAGGQEKKKCPKWDPGCWTGIAGVIAKVTPLSGISGCFHDPGINLDCAELTPGPGGKGAKWGLKGGKWIYGKWGKKEVEKEVEKAAGKGRRLSDCKCFLVGTKVLMGDRSSRNIEALKVGDQVLATHPLTGRTVPRQVTRTIVTDSDKRFNELTITTPNGPARLTATHEHPFWAPDKHRWLPARELSPGTTLRTSDGTTARVKANRAYDDHARTYNLTVDNLHTYYVLAGKTPVLVHNSNCPVPISKGRWDHIWDRHVVRGGEFPNKSKFLTTSKAKIRKMVNRALEVRPATERTATSSRIRSAGTGLEMISTTFGLWFVIAN
- a CDS encoding helix-turn-helix domain-containing protein — its product is MSREARHGRATEREREAGAVSSVMIMLRMLMLDQMYSGDWKEAERTGHQALELSTAHGHVLLAYHTRAVLGQLAARQRRLGAARQPQSAVDAWARPRGVGLLTQITEAIATGVPLTEGDFEAACLCAIGMTPPGSFDRHAHQIAPRALLELVEASLHSGRREQARQHTLAAREAGLPEASPRLALSAYGALAMTAADDLAEATTMYARVEAHPAAGDFPFELARIRLAYGSALQRLKEPRAARQALVPAAEAFDRLGCAAWADRARTELRFVGHPLAPSARDVAALTWQERRIAELAATGLTNKEIGERTRLSPRAVSSRLYRVFPRLGITSPAPPCATRSQPRLRGVRRRPLQHRHPVGSGGRNAPGRRSTHRASGCDLRRHSDRTERCGRADLRRPAPRRATGLRPQGRWQRAITPHHAPPCTGSRPGRPCRRRRSSRVPLPPHEASPDAPTAQAAPFGRAPQIPKGFHMRFQSPSRRNCISPFPRHS
- a CDS encoding multidrug effflux MFS transporter — protein: MPVVMMAALVLLAFVMPLATDMYLPAFPEMAGDLHTNASGVQLTLTAFLTGMGLGQLVLGPLSDRFGRRRPILVGGTACIAASALCALAPSAGWLIVLRFVQGFSGAAGVVIGRAVISDRAKGDTAARLFGVLMTIGSVAPVVAPVAGGVVIEAADWRTVFWVLTGVSLLALLAAVFALPESLPREQRHTGGTAGTLRAVREVLADRGYLGYTLCFGMSMAVLFCYLGGSSFLFQNVLGLTVGQNSAALASVGIVSVLASTVITKLVGRFTPAALLRTGLFVMLAATAAALAAAVADGLNLWLTLALLYAALVGICLVGITTTSLALEHASRAAGTGSALLGTVQSVLSAVAAPLVGLGGRDTAVPVFLGMTICAVLALLALNLTRAARPTAATEPAS